The window CTTTCAGTTTAACGAGCCCAAGAATGCCTGAGATTGCACTCAAAACAATTACGAACTTGCCCCTGTCGGCCCCGCCGACAAAATGCTGGGAAGCTCGGCGGGCATCATTCGCTGACGTACTGGATTGGCTCCTTCAGCACCGGTCCCGGCGCCCGGTTACCCATTCTGGCCCCGATACCGTGCATTCCATCCTTCAGATTCTGACCTCCAGCGCGTATCGAAAGGGCAGTCTCGAACGGATGCGCTTCGACCTCTGTCAAGTCAGCATGCGTGCCGCGATACAAGCATCGGTTTCGCTCTCGCATCCGGTGAGGCTTACCTTGATGGCCTTCCCCTTCAAAGTTGGAAACCCTGTCAAGGTGGGAGTTCGCCAATTGCCAGATTCCGCCGAACTTGCCGCGCTCTTGAAACTGCGTCAACTGCGTGATGAGATCACAGCCATTTACGAACCCGGACTGGAGATCCATCTCATCCATGACGGCTCTTATATAGCCGATGTTTTTGGTGTGCCCCTGCGCGAAGTTCGCCAATACGAATCTTATCTATCCAGGTTGATACACGTCTTGGGAGCCAATACCTTCATCCGCACTCATGATCTCCTCGACTTGCTCGAGCAGAACCACTATGACCTGGAATGTGCCAAGCAAATAGCGTGGCGCGTGACACGCGGATGGTGGCGAGATCAGCAATGCACCCCGGAATGGAACGACTGCTTCGCAAAGACAATAGGTATGCTGAACCTGCGTAGCTGGCCTGCTGGCCTGATGCGCGAAATCATGTCACAGGCTCATACCGGAAGGCTGGCACCCACCCACCAC of the Terriglobales bacterium genome contains:
- a CDS encoding L-tyrosine/L-tryptophan isonitrile synthase family protein encodes the protein MRFDLCQVSMRAAIQASVSLSHPVRLTLMAFPFKVGNPVKVGVRQLPDSAELAALLKLRQLRDEITAIYEPGLEIHLIHDGSYIADVFGVPLREVRQYESYLSRLIHVLGANTFIRTHDLLDLLEQNHYDLECAKQIAWRVTRGWWRDQQCTPEWNDCFAKTIGMLNLRSWPAGLMREIMSQAHTGRLAPTHHLLERRVHRAMLAYHMRDTLLHMFDPRPSCFPNSIHATTKVRPQRLALWMVRRGNSLLPWHGVGVLEPSGINVRPAAEVIDNPAFCPLYLEAENTPFLYLQVGVERKPSSSYPHAAFQEHSVC